The following coding sequences lie in one Streptomyces xiamenensis genomic window:
- a CDS encoding complex I subunit 4 family protein, with product MTTAQLLLIAVVALPLIGSATALLPAPPGLRGSSPEQAVLRHGVTVTGAVLAAAIALLAVFDHDAPARMQGTTDIAWIPALGIRLHLGVDGISLPLIALTALLGFLCAVYAYVVRPANATAYTALVLLLEAGTLATFAVLDLVLFFLAFEMVLIPMYFLIARWGGEGRGPAAWKFVLYTVTGSVVMLLGLLLIGVQGGTFDMVALAEAQGAGLTHTTQLLAVLAIGLGLAVKTPMWPLHSWLPDAHTAAPTTGSVLLAGVLLKMGTYGLVRIALPIAPDGMRTFAPYLAAFAVTGIIYGSLACLALVRQGAGGDLKRLIAYSSVGHMGFVLLGISTLTATGVNGALFANVAHGLVTGLLFFLAGAVKERLGTTDLDTLTRTAGAALYGRTPRLGGLLAFAAIASLGLPGLAGFWGELLAMLGAFHPADGLSRPAYLTYLAVAGLGTLLTAAYLLIMVRRVCMGPAGPYEEPLADLRRHEYAAFTPLVVLTLVAGLWPAVLLNLTDPAVQHLLPGVAR from the coding sequence ATGACCACCGCTCAGCTCCTCCTCATCGCCGTCGTGGCGCTCCCGCTCATCGGGTCCGCCACCGCCCTGCTGCCCGCCCCACCGGGGCTGCGCGGCAGCTCCCCGGAACAGGCCGTCCTGCGGCACGGCGTCACCGTCACCGGCGCCGTGCTCGCCGCCGCGATCGCGCTGCTCGCCGTCTTCGACCACGACGCGCCGGCCCGCATGCAGGGCACCACCGACATCGCCTGGATCCCGGCACTCGGCATCCGCCTGCACCTGGGCGTGGACGGCATCTCCCTGCCGCTCATCGCGCTCACCGCGCTGCTGGGCTTCCTGTGCGCCGTGTACGCGTACGTCGTGCGCCCCGCGAACGCCACCGCGTACACCGCGCTGGTGCTGCTCCTGGAGGCCGGCACCCTCGCCACCTTCGCTGTACTCGACCTGGTGCTGTTCTTCCTCGCCTTCGAGATGGTCCTCATCCCGATGTACTTCCTCATCGCCCGCTGGGGCGGCGAGGGACGCGGCCCCGCCGCCTGGAAGTTCGTCCTGTACACGGTCACCGGCTCGGTGGTCATGCTGCTCGGCCTGCTGCTGATCGGCGTCCAGGGCGGCACCTTCGACATGGTGGCCCTCGCCGAGGCGCAGGGCGCCGGCCTCACCCACACCACCCAGCTGCTCGCCGTCCTCGCCATCGGCCTGGGCCTCGCCGTCAAGACCCCCATGTGGCCGCTGCACAGCTGGCTGCCGGACGCGCACACGGCGGCGCCCACCACCGGCTCGGTGCTGCTGGCCGGCGTGCTGCTGAAGATGGGCACCTACGGCCTGGTGCGGATCGCACTGCCCATCGCCCCGGACGGGATGCGCACCTTCGCCCCCTACCTCGCCGCCTTCGCCGTCACCGGCATCATCTACGGGTCGCTGGCCTGTCTGGCGCTGGTACGGCAGGGCGCGGGCGGCGACCTGAAGCGGCTGATCGCGTACTCCTCCGTCGGCCACATGGGCTTCGTGCTGCTGGGCATCTCCACCCTGACCGCCACCGGCGTGAACGGCGCGCTGTTCGCGAACGTCGCCCACGGCCTGGTCACCGGCCTGCTGTTCTTCCTGGCCGGCGCGGTCAAGGAGCGCCTGGGCACCACCGACCTGGACACCCTGACCCGCACGGCCGGCGCCGCCCTGTACGGCCGCACCCCGCGCCTCGGCGGGCTGCTGGCCTTCGCCGCGATCGCCTCGCTCGGACTGCCCGGCCTGGCCGGCTTCTGGGGCGAACTGCTGGCCATGCTCGGCGCCTTCCACCCCGCCGACGGCCTCAGCCGCCCCGCCTACCTCACCTACCTCGCCGTCGCCGGGCTCGGCACCCTGCTCACCGCCGCGTACCTGCTGATCATGGTGCGCCGGGTCTGCATGGGCCCGGCCGGCCCGTACGAGGAGCCGCTGGCCGACCTGCGCCGGCACGAGTACGCGGCCTTCACCCCGCTCGTCGTCCTCACCCTGGTGGCGGGCCTGTGGCCGGCCGTCCTGCTGAACCTCACCGATCCCGCCGTGCAGCACCTCCTGCCGGGAGTCGCCCGATGA
- a CDS encoding NADH-quinone oxidoreductase subunit 5 family protein produces the protein MTVTTAAVLVPLLPALAAALIFLTGRRAPGFVQPLAVLPTLAAAGLAVFVAVRQGGEEPLTAAHRLAPTGNDSLPIELALRLDGFAVLVAVLVAVVATCVQLYSTGYLRGDRRYPSYAALVSLFTAAMLLVVYTDDLIVLLVGWEVMGICSYFLVGHYWETGAARAASLKAFLVTKLGDVPFLIGILALASDAGTFRISTIVARLTSSLSSFELSHPTLIALLLLAGVAGKSAQVPLHTWLPDAMAGPTPASALIHAATMVAAGVYFVARLLPVFTASAAALIVLAVLAALTMTGSALAALAQDDIKRILAYSTIGQLGLMTGALAVANREAAVFHLLTHGAFKALLFLAAGVIIHTAGTGSLRALSRLRGLKERAPDAYWTMTIGLLALAAIPPFSGFFSKEAVIGAAEHTALDSGSGSATVAGWIVLAAALLTALLTAAYAARLWLVAFHDPVHARPEPLPAAAVHEDSTPAMTTVLWLLAVPALLLGLTYRALPDWLDGGSLAPTLTTSVLATAAALTGGLIMYAGWRRAYEADAAVDPGPALLGPLFAPAGAGFGLDTAYRTVFVRPTRAAATLVRFLDRTVIDTYVRGAATAPGLLGTLTRRAQTGNVQTYLAALIGGALVLAVAAVLVAAGG, from the coding sequence GTGACCGTTACGACCGCCGCTGTCCTCGTACCGCTGCTGCCCGCCCTGGCCGCCGCGCTGATCTTCCTCACCGGGCGCCGCGCCCCGGGCTTCGTCCAGCCGCTCGCCGTGCTGCCCACCCTCGCCGCCGCCGGGCTCGCCGTCTTCGTGGCGGTGCGGCAGGGCGGCGAGGAGCCCCTGACGGCCGCGCACCGGCTCGCCCCCACCGGCAACGACAGCCTGCCCATCGAACTCGCGCTGCGCCTGGACGGGTTCGCGGTGCTGGTGGCCGTCCTGGTGGCCGTGGTCGCCACCTGCGTCCAGCTGTACTCGACGGGCTATCTGCGCGGCGACCGGCGCTACCCCTCCTACGCCGCGCTCGTCTCGCTGTTCACCGCGGCGATGCTCCTGGTCGTCTACACCGACGACCTGATCGTCCTGCTCGTCGGCTGGGAAGTCATGGGCATCTGCTCGTACTTCCTCGTCGGCCACTACTGGGAGACCGGCGCCGCCCGCGCCGCCTCCCTCAAGGCGTTCCTGGTCACCAAGCTCGGCGACGTGCCGTTCCTCATCGGCATCCTCGCCCTCGCCTCGGACGCCGGCACCTTCCGCATCTCCACCATCGTCGCCCGGCTCACCTCCTCCCTGTCCTCCTTCGAGCTGAGCCACCCCACCCTCATCGCGCTGCTCCTGCTGGCCGGCGTCGCGGGCAAGTCCGCCCAAGTGCCCCTGCACACCTGGCTGCCGGACGCCATGGCGGGCCCCACCCCGGCCTCCGCACTGATCCACGCCGCCACCATGGTCGCCGCCGGGGTGTACTTCGTCGCCCGGCTGCTCCCGGTGTTCACCGCCTCCGCCGCCGCGCTGATCGTCCTCGCCGTCCTCGCCGCGCTCACCATGACCGGCTCGGCGCTGGCCGCCCTCGCCCAGGACGACATCAAACGGATACTGGCCTACTCCACCATCGGCCAGCTCGGCCTGATGACGGGCGCGCTGGCCGTCGCCAACCGCGAGGCGGCCGTCTTCCACCTGCTCACCCACGGCGCGTTCAAGGCCCTCCTCTTCCTGGCCGCCGGCGTCATCATCCACACCGCCGGCACCGGCTCGCTGCGCGCCCTGTCCCGGCTGCGCGGCCTCAAGGAACGCGCCCCCGACGCGTACTGGACGATGACCATCGGGCTGCTCGCCCTCGCCGCGATCCCGCCGTTCTCCGGCTTCTTCTCCAAGGAGGCCGTGATAGGCGCGGCCGAACACACCGCCCTCGACAGCGGCTCCGGCTCCGCCACCGTCGCCGGCTGGATCGTCCTGGCCGCCGCCCTGCTGACCGCGCTGCTCACCGCCGCCTACGCCGCCCGGCTGTGGCTGGTCGCCTTCCACGACCCGGTGCACGCCCGCCCCGAACCCCTGCCGGCCGCCGCCGTCCACGAGGACTCCACCCCGGCCATGACCACCGTCCTGTGGCTGCTCGCGGTCCCCGCACTGCTCCTGGGCCTCACCTACCGGGCGCTGCCCGACTGGCTGGACGGCGGCTCGCTCGCCCCCACCCTCACCACCTCGGTGCTGGCCACCGCCGCCGCCCTCACCGGCGGTCTGATCATGTACGCGGGCTGGCGGCGGGCGTACGAGGCGGACGCCGCCGTCGACCCAGGACCCGCCCTGCTGGGCCCGCTGTTCGCCCCCGCCGGAGCCGGCTTCGGCCTGGACACCGCCTACCGGACCGTGTTCGTCCGCCCCACCCGGGCCGCCGCCACACTCGTACGGTTCCTGGACCGCACCGTCATCGACACCTACGTACGCGGCGCCGCCACCGCCCCCGGGCTGCTGGGCACGCTCACCCGCCGCGCCCAGACCGGCAACGTCCAGACCTACCTGGCCGCCCTGATCGGCGGCGCCCTGGTGCTCGCCGTCGCCGCCGTACTCGTCGCCGCCGGAGGGTGA
- the nuoK gene encoding NADH-quinone oxidoreductase subunit NuoK — protein MELHLLYPALVAVLLFCVGLYGVLARRNAILVLMSVELMLAAVMLNMVAFDVWLRDTLHSGQVFTLFLIALAAAEIGIGLAIVLLVYRNRGVSSVDRLRETGERREKAQ, from the coding sequence ATGGAACTCCACCTGCTCTACCCGGCGCTCGTCGCCGTCCTGCTGTTCTGCGTGGGTCTGTACGGGGTGCTGGCGCGCCGCAACGCGATCCTCGTCCTCATGTCGGTCGAACTGATGCTCGCCGCCGTCATGCTGAACATGGTCGCCTTCGACGTCTGGCTGCGCGACACCCTGCACTCCGGGCAGGTGTTCACCCTCTTCCTCATCGCTCTCGCCGCCGCCGAGATCGGCATCGGCCTCGCCATCGTGCTGCTCGTCTACCGCAACCGCGGCGTCTCCTCCGTTGACCGGTTGCGCGAAACGGGGGAGCGCCGGGAGAAGGCCCAGTGA
- a CDS encoding NADH-quinone oxidoreductase subunit J family protein, whose translation MNLLEVIFLLVSVVVLGAAVLCVTSTRLVRAALWLVVALGGLAVQYLLLAAEFVAWVQVLIYLGSVVVLLLFGLMLTKAPIGPSPDADSGNRPVALTVAGASAVALVVLVADAFRGEVIDVETPHGRTDAIGGSLFSHWVLPFEALSVLLLAALVGAIVVSRTRQGQEERR comes from the coding sequence GTGAACCTGCTGGAGGTGATCTTCCTCCTCGTCTCGGTCGTCGTCCTCGGCGCCGCCGTGCTGTGCGTGACGAGCACCCGGCTGGTGCGGGCCGCGCTGTGGCTGGTGGTGGCCCTGGGCGGCCTCGCCGTCCAGTACCTGCTGCTCGCCGCCGAGTTCGTCGCCTGGGTGCAGGTGCTGATCTACCTCGGTTCGGTCGTCGTCCTGCTGCTGTTCGGCCTGATGCTGACGAAGGCGCCGATCGGCCCGTCCCCGGACGCCGATTCCGGCAACCGCCCCGTCGCGCTGACCGTCGCCGGAGCCAGTGCCGTCGCCCTGGTGGTGCTCGTCGCGGACGCGTTCCGGGGCGAGGTGATCGACGTGGAGACCCCGCACGGCCGCACCGACGCCATCGGCGGCAGCCTTTTCTCGCACTGGGTGCTGCCCTTCGAGGCGCTGTCGGTCCTGCTGCTCGCCGCGCTGGTCGGGGCGATCGTCGTCTCCCGCACCCGCCAGGGCCAGGAGGAGCGCCGCTGA
- a CDS encoding 4Fe-4S binding protein has translation MTRRSVTQHYPEVQPELPPRSRGVIALFEENCTVCMLCARECPDWCIYIDSHKETIPAAAPGGRERSRNVLDRFAIDFSLCMYCGICVEVCPFDALFWSPEFEYAETDIRELTHERDRLREWMWTVPEPPPLTEAAEEPKEIAAARKAAERQSGGPAS, from the coding sequence ATGACCCGGCGTTCGGTCACCCAGCACTACCCGGAAGTGCAGCCCGAACTGCCGCCGCGCAGCCGGGGCGTGATCGCGCTGTTCGAGGAGAACTGCACGGTGTGCATGCTGTGCGCCCGCGAGTGCCCCGACTGGTGCATCTACATCGACTCGCACAAGGAGACGATCCCGGCCGCGGCCCCCGGGGGACGCGAGCGCAGCCGCAACGTCCTGGACCGGTTCGCGATCGACTTCTCGCTGTGCATGTACTGCGGCATCTGCGTGGAGGTGTGCCCGTTCGACGCGCTGTTCTGGTCGCCGGAGTTCGAGTACGCGGAGACCGACATCCGTGAGCTGACGCACGAACGCGACCGGCTGCGCGAATGGATGTGGACGGTGCCCGAACCGCCGCCGCTGACCGAGGCCGCCGAGGAGCCGAAGGAGATCGCCGCCGCCCGCAAGGCCGCCGAACGGCAGAGCGGGGGCCCGGCCTCGTGA